Proteins encoded in a region of the Scyliorhinus canicula chromosome 2, sScyCan1.1, whole genome shotgun sequence genome:
- the LOC119957165 gene encoding acyl-coenzyme A thioesterase 1-like isoform X2 produces MPPPWLTTECPSRSSMGDGPFPGIIDLYGSVGGLVEHRASLLANHGFLVLALGYFGFDDLPKDFINLDLEYFEEAVNFLRQQPKVIGPGVGAIGISKGGDLVLSMATFVPHVTAVVSIGGCNANTLGNLHYKDITLPGLGISIEKIKFLESKLIDISEVTNNPVDETNKDCIIPIEKAKGHFLIVVGEDDKNWRTPFYAQQAIERLEENGKENYEFITYPEAGHLLEPSYFPFCSASFHRLVGQPVAWGGKMKPHALAQIDLWPKIQTFLRKHLENHSKL; encoded by the exons atgccgcctccaTGGCTGACTACAGAATGCCCAAGCAGGTCTTCAATGG GTGATGGCCCATTTCCAGGGATCATTGATCTATATGGGTCAGTTGGTGGGTTGGTGGAACATCGAGCTAGTCTCTTGGCGAACCATGGATTTTTGGTGCTGGCTTTAGGATATTTTGGGTTTGATGACCTTCCAAAGGACTTTATCAATCTTGATCTGGAATATTTTGAAGAAGCTGTGAACTTCTTGAGACAGCAGCCAAAG GTTATAGGTCCTGGAGTTGGAGCAAtaggaatatctaagggaggagATCTGGTCCTGTCGATGGCCACATTTGTGCCTCACGTGACAGCAGTGGTTAGTATCGGTGGATGCAATGCAAACACACTAGGTAACTTGCATTACAAAGATATCACTCTTCCTGGCCTGGGCATCTCCATAGAAAAAATCAAATTTCTAGAATCCAAGTTGATTGATATCTCCGAGGTGACAAATAATCCAGTGgatgaaactaataaagattgcATTATCCCAATAGAAAAGGCTAAGGGACATTTTCTGATTGTGGTCGGAGAGGATGACAAGAATTGGAGAACTCCATTCTATGCCCAGCAGGCTATTGAGAGACTGGAAGAAAATGGCAAAGAGAACTATGAATTTATCACTTACCCTGAGGCTGGACATCTGCTGGAGCCATCATATTTTCCATTCTGCTCTGCCTCTTTTCATCGGTTGGTGGGACAGCCGGTGGCATGGGGAGGGAAAATGAAGCCACATGCATTAGCCCAGATAGACCTATGGCCAAAGATTCAGACATTTCTACGAAAGCATCTTGAGAATCACAGCAAGTTGTGA
- the LOC119957165 gene encoding acyl-coenzyme A thioesterase 1-like isoform X1, giving the protein MLSGSMLSAVLLRVSGSRSLLRRPLPLPQRAAMAVSVQLKPSPDSLFDEPLRVRVSGLAPLQQVTMKAWLRDEKEQLFRSSALYQADAHGHLDLAHSPALGGHYTGTQPMGLLWSLSPHTPFTRLVKKDVASAPLPLHIEVFDGHWSLEQLPQQPLATSTNQRWFMKKGVSRIPVRDGRVRGTLFIPPGDGPFPGIIDLYGSVGGLVEHRASLLANHGFLVLALGYFGFDDLPKDFINLDLEYFEEAVNFLRQQPKVIGPGVGAIGISKGGDLVLSMATFVPHVTAVVSIGGCNANTLGNLHYKDITLPGLGISIEKIKFLESKLIDISEVTNNPVDETNKDCIIPIEKAKGHFLIVVGEDDKNWRTPFYAQQAIERLEENGKENYEFITYPEAGHLLEPSYFPFCSASFHRLVGQPVAWGGKMKPHALAQIDLWPKIQTFLRKHLENHSKL; this is encoded by the exons ATGTTGTCGGGCTCGATGCTGTCGGCGGTTCTGCTCCGGGTGTCTGGCAGCCGTTCCCTCCtgcgccgccccctccccctgcctcagCGAGCCGCCATGGCCGTGAGTGTCCAGCTGAAGCCCAGCCCCGACTCCCTCTTCGATGAACCGCTCCGAGTGCGGGTGAGCGGCCTCGCCCCGCTCCAGCAGGTCACTATGAAGGCTTGGCTCCGCGACGAGAAGGAGCAGCTCTTCCGCTCCTCCGCCTTATACCAGGCGGACGCACACGGCCACCTAGACCTGGCTCACTCCCCGGCCCTGGGCGGCCACTACACCGGCACACAGCCCATGGGGCTCCTCTGGTCGCTCAGCCCCCACACTCCTTTCACTCGCCTCGTCAAGAAGGACGTGGCCTCCGCTCCACTCCCTCTCCACATCGAGGTCTTTGATGGACACTGGAGCCTGGAGCAGCTCCCACAACAGCCCCTGGCCACTTCTACCAACCAACGTTGGTTCATGAAGAAAGGGGTGAGCAGGATCCCAGTCAGAGACGGCAGGGTCCGAGGAACCCTCTTTATCCCACCTG GTGATGGCCCATTTCCAGGGATCATTGATCTATATGGGTCAGTTGGTGGGTTGGTGGAACATCGAGCTAGTCTCTTGGCGAACCATGGATTTTTGGTGCTGGCTTTAGGATATTTTGGGTTTGATGACCTTCCAAAGGACTTTATCAATCTTGATCTGGAATATTTTGAAGAAGCTGTGAACTTCTTGAGACAGCAGCCAAAG GTTATAGGTCCTGGAGTTGGAGCAAtaggaatatctaagggaggagATCTGGTCCTGTCGATGGCCACATTTGTGCCTCACGTGACAGCAGTGGTTAGTATCGGTGGATGCAATGCAAACACACTAGGTAACTTGCATTACAAAGATATCACTCTTCCTGGCCTGGGCATCTCCATAGAAAAAATCAAATTTCTAGAATCCAAGTTGATTGATATCTCCGAGGTGACAAATAATCCAGTGgatgaaactaataaagattgcATTATCCCAATAGAAAAGGCTAAGGGACATTTTCTGATTGTGGTCGGAGAGGATGACAAGAATTGGAGAACTCCATTCTATGCCCAGCAGGCTATTGAGAGACTGGAAGAAAATGGCAAAGAGAACTATGAATTTATCACTTACCCTGAGGCTGGACATCTGCTGGAGCCATCATATTTTCCATTCTGCTCTGCCTCTTTTCATCGGTTGGTGGGACAGCCGGTGGCATGGGGAGGGAAAATGAAGCCACATGCATTAGCCCAGATAGACCTATGGCCAAAGATTCAGACATTTCTACGAAAGCATCTTGAGAATCACAGCAAGTTGTGA